From Lytechinus variegatus isolate NC3 chromosome 16, Lvar_3.0, whole genome shotgun sequence, the proteins below share one genomic window:
- the LOC121430400 gene encoding uncharacterized protein LOC121430400 codes for MPKQKSRGSVRDQEKTKKEYERLPPQTVSQKQPLVPFPTTSPSDEKQSSKRKWGRKPDESAKKKLKSPHTERVVVYQSKEVRIEKLQKDVDEVIDLVRTNVDGILERDAKVEDLEIAADRLHGAALEFKKTGKVVMVRYWWRNNRCFVIFGILILIAILVGLAVWIPKMIRSHDSTAAADPPVANVTSEPFLNVSVSSTPDAGLPSTGTWERSRTRFPPGRRDGG; via the exons AAATCAAGAGGTAGTGTCAGAGACCAAGAAAAGACCAAGAAGGAATATGAAAGACTTCCACCACAGACGGTTTCACAAAAACAACCTCTCGTTCCTTTTCCAACCACATCACCATCGGACGAAAAACAGTCCTCTAAACGAAAATGGGGACGGAAGCCCGACGAAAGCGCCAAAAAGAAACTGAAAAGCCCCCACACCGAGAGAGTGGTGGTTTACCAATCGAAGGAGGTCAGAATCGAAAAGCTTCAAAAGGACGTTGACGAGGTGATCGACCTTGTGCGCACCAATGTCGATGGAATCTTAGAGAGGGATGCGAAAGTCGAAGACTTGGAGATCGCGGCCGACCGGCTTCACGGTGCG GCTTTGGAGTTCAAGAAAACTGGAAAAGTTGTAATGGTGAGATACTGGTGGAGAAACAACCGCTGCTTCGTAATTTTCGGCATTCTTATATTAATTGCCATACTTGTCGGCCTCGCCGTCTGGATCCCCAAGATGATTCGATCCCATGACTCAACGGCTGCAGCTGATCCTCCAGTGGCAAATGTGACCTCTGAACCATTTCTTAATGTGTCAGTCAGCTCTACCCCGGATGCCGGTCTGCCGTCGACAGGGACGTGGGAAAGGAGTAGGACGAGGTTCCCGCCTGGTCGAAGGGATGGAGGATGA